A single Pseudomonadota bacterium DNA region contains:
- a CDS encoding flagellar assembly protein FliW: protein MHEHKRFFLCEVSERTNCRALVSERDPTVSLLVVDAIEVWPDYPVEAARKAAGCGAGELAVAAVVTAPADGSPVSVNLAAPIVVRLDTREGRQVILEEEGLGIRHLMVSEQPADQGLEHRSA from the coding sequence ATGCACGAGCACAAGCGGTTCTTTCTATGCGAAGTCTCGGAGCGAACCAACTGCCGCGCGCTGGTCTCCGAGCGCGATCCCACGGTGTCGCTGCTCGTCGTGGATGCGATCGAGGTCTGGCCCGACTACCCCGTGGAAGCCGCGCGCAAGGCTGCCGGCTGCGGAGCAGGCGAGCTCGCCGTGGCAGCCGTGGTGACTGCCCCCGCGGATGGATCTCCTGTAAGCGTGAACCTCGCAGCACCCATCGTCGTTCGCCTGGACACGCGCGAGGGTCGCCAGGTCATCCTCGAAGAGGAAGGCTTGGGTATTCGCCACCTCATGGTCTCGGAGCAGCCGGCCGATCAAGGCCTGGAGCACCGGTCGGCTTGA
- the flgL gene encoding flagellar hook-associated protein FlgL: MRVSDSVINRLVEQRLSRSRERTAEAFERVSTGLRVNQPSDDPLASALGRRTTREASRAKLLSRSVTTGLSRLQVADSALNEASGILARARELAVMGATETANADNRAMIAREVATLRDALISLGNTKSSSGYVFAGYNDDAPPFDAAGTYSGDGNVRELEVSTGLRIAEGVSGARVFGIGSGTDIMQVMQDLRAALEGDDVGGVQATLDRLEAGHDQVQQARGELGNSVNLFEGARAALERVHDRSVAERAELTEADVMQAFSQLAKAEQALQVAVAVASRLPLPGLVGGD; the protein is encoded by the coding sequence ATGCGCGTTTCTGATTCCGTGATCAATCGACTGGTGGAGCAGCGGCTTTCCCGTTCACGCGAGCGGACGGCCGAAGCCTTCGAGCGCGTATCCACGGGCTTGCGCGTCAACCAACCCTCCGATGATCCGCTGGCCTCCGCGCTCGGGCGACGAACAACGCGCGAAGCCTCCCGAGCCAAGCTCCTGTCGCGCTCGGTCACCACGGGACTGAGCCGGCTGCAGGTAGCCGACTCGGCGCTGAACGAGGCCTCCGGCATCCTTGCGCGCGCACGTGAGCTGGCGGTAATGGGAGCCACCGAAACCGCAAACGCCGACAACCGCGCCATGATCGCGCGCGAGGTCGCCACCTTGCGCGATGCCTTGATCTCGCTCGGCAACACCAAGTCGAGCTCGGGCTACGTCTTTGCCGGCTACAACGACGACGCTCCTCCGTTCGACGCTGCCGGGACCTACAGCGGCGACGGCAACGTGCGCGAGCTCGAGGTCTCCACCGGGCTGCGCATCGCCGAGGGCGTGTCAGGGGCTCGCGTGTTCGGCATCGGCTCCGGGACCGACATCATGCAGGTGATGCAGGACCTGCGTGCCGCCCTCGAGGGCGACGACGTTGGCGGGGTCCAGGCTACCCTCGATCGGCTCGAGGCCGGACACGATCAGGTTCAGCAGGCTCGCGGCGAGCTCGGCAACTCGGTGAACCTGTTCGAGGGGGCGCGCGCCGCGCTGGAGCGAGTGCACGATCGATCGGTCGCAGAGCGTGCCGAGCTGACCGAAGCCGACGTGATGCAGGCGTTTTCGCAGCTTGCCAAGGCCGAGCAAGCCCTGCAGGTCGCCGTGGCGGTCGCGAGCAGACTACCGCTGCCCGGCCTGGTCGGCGGAGACTAG
- the flgK gene encoding flagellar hook-associated protein FlgK, whose protein sequence is MSLFGLLGVGRSGLQANTLGLNVASHNASNVATEGYSRRSARLEALPPPPRGGAGVRAAGSRRIVDGFVEKRLLDARTQLGSASARTRTLSVLDQVLQESAGGLGRAMDAFEESLVQLAAFPSENAARQEVLSRAGQLGRAFGDAAQALSTARDDANSRIQLEIDQVNEKLRQIGDLGKQIGRVEVGGEEASDLRDRRDQLLREVADFVPVKVIEGSGASISVLLSGSMPLVTSDGELHALEARTDATTGDVRIFRVAAGAGMDVSALVDGGSIGGVIQARDGALGRARAALDQLAFDIAENYNTTHRAGVGLDAAGNRNLFEPLAAAADAASSLQVAADVAGQPERVAAARDRAALPGDNRNALALQDLADVSFAAGGTATAATALSALIATAGTEVSVARNDLEAGEASHEQLAQLRESLSGVSLDEEMISLSRFQRAYQASIRVVQLADEMLGELMTLKR, encoded by the coding sequence ATGTCGTTGTTCGGGCTGCTGGGGGTTGGCCGCTCAGGCCTGCAGGCAAACACGCTGGGGCTGAACGTGGCTTCGCACAACGCCTCCAACGTGGCCACCGAAGGCTACTCGCGACGCAGCGCGCGGCTCGAAGCACTGCCGCCGCCGCCCCGGGGCGGGGCGGGTGTGCGCGCCGCCGGGTCGCGCCGCATCGTGGACGGTTTCGTCGAAAAGCGCCTGCTCGACGCGCGCACGCAGCTTGGAAGCGCATCGGCTCGCACGCGTACCCTGAGCGTGCTCGACCAGGTGCTGCAGGAAAGTGCCGGTGGTCTTGGCAGGGCGATGGACGCATTCGAGGAGAGCCTGGTGCAGCTGGCTGCCTTCCCGAGCGAAAACGCCGCGCGCCAGGAGGTGCTATCTCGCGCCGGGCAGCTAGGCAGGGCTTTCGGGGATGCCGCCCAGGCGCTCTCGACCGCGCGCGACGACGCCAATAGCAGAATCCAGCTCGAGATCGATCAGGTCAACGAGAAGCTGCGCCAGATCGGTGACCTGGGCAAGCAGATCGGCCGGGTCGAGGTGGGCGGCGAAGAAGCGAGCGACCTGCGGGATCGCCGCGACCAGCTGCTGCGCGAAGTCGCCGACTTCGTTCCCGTCAAGGTCATCGAAGGCAGCGGCGCCAGCATCTCGGTGCTGCTTTCGGGCTCGATGCCGCTCGTGACCTCGGACGGCGAGCTGCACGCCCTGGAGGCGCGGACCGACGCGACGACGGGTGATGTGCGCATCTTCCGCGTGGCCGCGGGCGCTGGCATGGATGTCAGCGCGCTGGTGGATGGCGGCTCCATCGGCGGTGTGATCCAAGCCCGCGATGGCGCGCTCGGCCGCGCCAGAGCGGCGTTGGATCAGCTGGCATTCGACATCGCCGAAAACTACAACACCACCCATCGCGCTGGCGTTGGGCTGGACGCGGCCGGCAACCGCAACCTGTTCGAGCCCCTGGCCGCGGCTGCGGATGCGGCCTCGAGCCTGCAGGTCGCAGCCGACGTGGCAGGCCAGCCCGAGCGCGTTGCCGCGGCCCGGGACCGAGCCGCACTGCCCGGTGACAACCGCAATGCCCTGGCGCTGCAGGACCTGGCCGATGTGTCCTTTGCCGCAGGCGGCACCGCCACCGCTGCAACGGCACTCTCGGCTCTGATTGCTACGGCGGGCACAGAGGTCTCGGTGGCGCGCAACGATCTCGAAGCCGGCGAGGCTTCGCACGAGCAGCTGGCGCAGCTCCGGGAAAGCCTCAGCGGGGTCTCGCTCGATGAGGAAATGATCTCGTTGAGCCGTTTCCAGCGTGCCTATCAGGCATCGATACGGGTCGTGCAGCTCGCCGACGAGATGCTCGGTGAGCTGATGACCTTGAAGAGGTAA
- the flgM gene encoding flagellar biosynthesis anti-sigma factor FlgM, with protein MKITGPNSANPLKPPKGDRAPAERNKAAPPAKTDRVRFSPAAAALSKAREPEQPDLERIDKLRRAILDGSFKVDHQRIAERMLQEERELGEA; from the coding sequence ATGAAGATCACAGGTCCCAACAGTGCAAATCCGCTCAAGCCGCCGAAGGGCGACAGGGCCCCGGCCGAGCGCAACAAAGCCGCGCCGCCGGCCAAGACCGACCGGGTGCGGTTCTCGCCGGCGGCGGCCGCCCTGTCCAAGGCGCGCGAGCCGGAGCAACCCGACCTCGAGCGCATCGACAAGCTCCGGCGGGCCATACTGGATGGCAGCTTCAAGGTCGACCATCAACGCATCGCCGAGAGGATGTTGCAGGAGGAGCGCGAGCTCGGGGAGGCCTGA